One genomic region from Ralstonia pickettii DTP0602 encodes:
- a CDS encoding ABC transporter ATP-binding protein (K07114: yfbK; Ca-activated chloride channel homolog), which translates to MQFLWPQMLWLLLALPLLAAAYLYLIARRKKAAVLYASLALPRAALSPGQRLRRHIPPLLFLFALATALLACARPSATVTLPADTVTLVLAMDTSRSMEAADVAPTRISAAQQAARDLIVGLPASVRLGIVSFAATATVVLPPTNNRQDMLDAIDRFQLQRGTATGSGLIQALAVLFPDDGIDLEAILFGSVSPRSGRRAESLDEAAAADAARKREQERPPAQPGTYRHGAVILLSDGRRTAGPDPVDVARMAAERGVRVYTVGFGSPQGGAAGESSLSYFMQLDETALRAVATMTGGQYFQAGSAADLTQVYRQLSARFALERKETELGALLAAASVLLLVAACGLSMLWFRR; encoded by the coding sequence ATGCAGTTTCTCTGGCCGCAAATGCTCTGGCTGCTGCTTGCGCTCCCACTGCTGGCAGCCGCTTACCTGTATCTGATCGCGCGGCGCAAGAAAGCCGCCGTGCTCTATGCAAGCCTTGCATTGCCCCGCGCGGCCCTGTCTCCCGGCCAAAGGCTGCGGCGCCACATTCCTCCCTTGCTCTTCCTGTTCGCGTTGGCCACGGCCCTGCTGGCATGCGCCCGCCCCAGCGCAACCGTCACCCTGCCGGCCGACACGGTCACCCTGGTGCTGGCCATGGACACCTCCCGCAGCATGGAGGCGGCCGACGTTGCTCCCACGCGAATCAGCGCCGCCCAGCAGGCCGCCCGGGACCTCATCGTGGGCCTGCCGGCCAGCGTGCGCCTGGGCATCGTTTCCTTCGCCGCCACGGCGACCGTGGTGCTGCCCCCCACCAACAACCGGCAGGACATGCTCGACGCGATCGATCGCTTTCAGCTCCAGCGCGGCACGGCGACCGGCAGCGGACTGATCCAGGCGCTGGCAGTGTTGTTTCCCGACGATGGTATCGATCTGGAGGCGATCCTGTTCGGCAGCGTTTCGCCCCGTTCCGGGCGTCGGGCCGAATCGCTGGACGAGGCCGCAGCGGCCGACGCCGCCCGCAAGCGAGAGCAGGAGCGGCCGCCGGCGCAGCCCGGCACGTATCGGCACGGTGCGGTGATCCTGCTCAGCGATGGTCGCCGTACCGCCGGCCCGGACCCGGTGGACGTCGCGCGCATGGCCGCCGAGCGTGGCGTGCGTGTCTATACGGTGGGCTTCGGTTCGCCGCAGGGTGGGGCCGCAGGCGAGTCGAGCCTGTCTTACTTCATGCAGCTCGATGAAACCGCCTTGCGCGCGGTAGCGACGATGACGGGTGGCCAGTACTTCCAGGCAGGCTCGGCTGCCGACCTCACCCAGGTGTATCGCCAGCTCAGCGCCCGCTTCGCGCTCGAGCGCAAGGAAACCGAGCTGGGTGCCTTGCTTGCGGCAGCCTCGGTCCTGCTGCTGGTGGCGGCGTGCGGGCTCTCTATGTTGTGGTTCCGGCGGTGA
- a CDS encoding formyl-CoA transferase: protein MTMNGPDTARLALRGLRVLEVGTGPALAYAGKLCADFGAEVIKVESPAGDAWRQMPPMVCAPGAEQPESALFAWLNTNKRSVTVDGDSPEDRAWLAQLARTCDVVLDARALAAGAGISAKPVWPGSTGDKQEHEPIEVVLTWFGESGPYSQYAGAEAVCRSLAGAVHGSGPVEGPPHMPHDVQTAVVFGLIAFSAAVAGLIGATDGSRRYVLSAHEASLSVVEMEAGMVPDQRHPLRRLGVNRFCGTHPAGIYRTSAGWIGIFTHTLPQWKALCEAIGQPELADDPRFANGQERMARADEIDALLERAFLSRSAQEWFEILGAKKHPTVIVPTMEELLGQDVHRQRSAFVQVAAGGVTFEGPVVPLRLDAAGPLLGGTAPAKGAHDVLYRASGLAYRPRLQRQRASTDQLPLQGIRVIDLTMGWAGPLASRTLADFGAEIIKVESTGYPDWWRGANFTEAFYRDRLYEKNSNFNLMNRNKLGITLDLTRPEGKQLLLQLVQGADAVIENYSAEVLPKLGLDYEALRAVNKRLVMLSMPAFGLGNAWSNTRAYGGTLEQASGLPLHTGHPQGPPAMTSYAYGDPIGGLNAGAAMLLALFEQQATGAGRHVNLSQVEAMLPMAAPFILEQSVRGTVSPRQGNRHPMHAPHGCFRCAGEDAWIVLTVTDAHWPALCRAIGREDLAADALLARASGRRAHQDRIDAAISAWCVDRGADDAMRLLQQAGVPAGVVRTMAQVLQDPHLRARGFWREVERAHIGRYTASTAWFRTGIHPMPIRNVAPTLGEHNEEVLARVLGLNAAQIADLEQRGITGKTAKPRQSREVP, encoded by the coding sequence ATGACGATGAATGGTCCTGACACGGCTCGACTGGCGCTGCGCGGCCTGCGCGTGCTGGAGGTCGGCACTGGCCCGGCACTTGCGTACGCGGGCAAGTTGTGCGCCGATTTCGGCGCCGAAGTCATCAAGGTGGAAAGTCCTGCGGGTGACGCCTGGCGGCAGATGCCGCCTATGGTCTGCGCTCCTGGGGCAGAGCAGCCTGAAAGCGCGCTCTTTGCATGGCTCAACACCAACAAACGCAGCGTCACGGTCGATGGCGACAGCCCGGAGGACAGGGCATGGCTGGCACAACTGGCGCGGACCTGCGATGTCGTGCTGGATGCGCGGGCGCTGGCAGCAGGTGCGGGCATTTCCGCCAAACCTGTCTGGCCCGGTAGTACCGGCGACAAGCAGGAGCACGAGCCGATCGAGGTCGTACTTACCTGGTTCGGGGAGAGCGGACCCTACAGCCAGTATGCAGGCGCGGAAGCCGTGTGCCGGAGCCTCGCCGGTGCCGTGCATGGCAGTGGCCCGGTCGAGGGGCCGCCACACATGCCGCACGACGTGCAGACGGCAGTGGTATTCGGGCTGATTGCGTTTTCGGCGGCTGTTGCGGGCCTGATCGGCGCAACGGATGGCAGCCGTCGCTATGTGCTGAGTGCGCATGAGGCCAGCCTCAGCGTCGTCGAAATGGAAGCCGGCATGGTCCCGGACCAGCGCCATCCGCTTCGGCGTCTCGGCGTTAACCGGTTCTGTGGCACGCACCCAGCCGGGATCTACCGGACCTCGGCAGGGTGGATCGGCATCTTCACGCACACGCTGCCGCAGTGGAAGGCGCTGTGCGAAGCGATCGGGCAACCGGAGCTGGCTGACGACCCTCGCTTCGCCAACGGCCAGGAGCGCATGGCCCGTGCGGACGAGATCGACGCGCTGCTTGAACGCGCGTTCCTGTCGCGGTCGGCCCAGGAGTGGTTCGAGATCCTGGGCGCGAAGAAGCACCCGACTGTCATCGTTCCGACGATGGAAGAGTTGCTCGGGCAGGACGTTCATCGGCAGCGTAGCGCGTTTGTCCAGGTCGCTGCAGGCGGCGTGACCTTCGAAGGCCCTGTGGTACCGCTGCGCCTCGATGCGGCCGGTCCGTTGCTGGGGGGAACGGCACCGGCGAAGGGCGCGCATGATGTTCTCTACCGGGCATCGGGCCTGGCATACCGCCCCCGTCTGCAGCGCCAGCGAGCATCTACTGACCAGTTGCCGTTGCAAGGGATCCGCGTCATCGATCTGACGATGGGTTGGGCGGGACCGCTCGCTTCCCGGACCCTGGCCGATTTTGGCGCGGAAATCATCAAGGTCGAGAGTACCGGCTATCCCGACTGGTGGCGCGGCGCCAACTTCACGGAGGCGTTCTATCGGGACCGGCTGTACGAGAAGAACTCAAACTTCAACCTGATGAACCGCAACAAGCTGGGGATCACCCTGGACCTGACGCGCCCCGAAGGAAAGCAGTTGCTGCTGCAGCTGGTGCAAGGCGCGGATGCGGTGATCGAGAACTACTCCGCGGAAGTCCTGCCGAAGCTGGGCCTGGATTACGAGGCACTGCGGGCCGTGAACAAGCGGCTGGTGATGCTGTCGATGCCGGCATTCGGGCTGGGGAACGCGTGGAGCAACACGCGCGCCTACGGCGGCACGCTGGAGCAAGCCAGTGGGCTGCCGCTTCACACCGGACACCCGCAGGGGCCGCCGGCCATGACGTCGTACGCCTATGGCGATCCGATTGGCGGCTTGAATGCGGGGGCCGCGATGTTGTTGGCGCTATTCGAACAGCAGGCCACCGGCGCGGGCCGACATGTGAACCTGTCACAAGTGGAGGCCATGTTGCCGATGGCGGCGCCGTTCATCCTGGAGCAGTCTGTCCGCGGAACGGTCTCCCCTCGCCAGGGCAATCGTCATCCGATGCATGCCCCCCACGGGTGCTTCCGCTGCGCGGGCGAGGACGCGTGGATCGTCCTGACTGTTACCGACGCGCATTGGCCTGCGCTGTGTCGTGCGATCGGAAGGGAGGACCTCGCCGCGGATGCGCTGCTTGCGCGAGCATCGGGGCGCCGTGCGCATCAGGACAGGATCGACGCGGCGATCTCCGCCTGGTGCGTGGATCGGGGCGCGGACGATGCGATGCGCCTGTTGCAACAGGCCGGCGTTCCCGCCGGCGTGGTGCGAACCATGGCGCAAGTCCTGCAGGATCCCCACCTGCGCGCGCGGGGATTCTGGCGCGAAGTCGAGCGCGCCCACATCGGCCGCTACACGGCCAGCACCGCCTGGTTTCGCACCGGCATCCACCCCATGCCGATCCGCAACGTCGCGCCGACCCTGGGCGAACACAACGAGGAAGTGCTGGCTCGCGTGCTGGGGCTGAACGCTGCGCAGATTGCCGACCTGGAGCAACGGGGGATCACCGGCAAGACGGCGAAGCCCAGGCAATCGAGAGAGGTGCCGTAG
- a CDS encoding carbamoyl-phosphate synthase large subunit: MKKLLIANRGEIALRVQRAARDLDIRTVAVYSQDDASSRHRMLADEALALDGAGPPAYIDIAGIIAAAKTSGCDAIHPGYGFLSERADFAQACIDAGITFVGPTVEHLALFGDKGSALQLAAECDVPTMPATRGGASLDEIASFFDAQGEAGIVIKAVGGGGGRGMRVVRRREDLAEAYARCRSEASSAFGIDALYAERLVSRARHIEVQIAGDGARVIALGERDCTLQRRFQKLVEIAPSPALRPELREQIIKAALKLARRVNYLSLGTFEFLVEETESGAQKDFVFIEANPRLQVEHTITEQVTGVDLVALQIGLAAGQTLGDLGLNHASPPQPKGYAIQVRVNAETTDAQGLARPAQGRLERFDPPSGPDVRVDTHGYTGYEPSPNFDTLLAKLVVTSATPRFEGAVRRLQRSLAEFRIVGVPTNLNLLRALTQRAEFLSQDVHTRHFEAILPDLTASAEDIARAERAQESLLGAAAPAATVSAPRLADAEEAVGEGAVAIRAPLTGRVVEISVNVGDIVQPGKTVAVLDAMKMEHAVTAECGGRVIDLRLEAGALAREGQILMVLEQVEANGESADVARDVDLHAIRADLQRVLDRHAYLYDEGRSDAVAKRRSRGQRTARENVADLCDPDTFVEYGALAVAAQASRRTQQDLIANTPADGLVTGIGDINGELVGKDKARSAVMAYDATVLAGTQGKRNHIKTDRIVEVALRDELPLVLFAEGGGGRPGDVDFPSVSGLYQPSFAAFADLNGHVPVVGIVSGRCFAGNAAFLGCCDVIIADKSANIGMAGPAMIEGGGLGIFRPEDVGPASVQFANGVVDVLVENEAQAVQVAKHYLSMFQGRVAHWTAPDPLDLRHVVPENRLRVYDSRKAIEGIADVGSVLMLRGGFGAGIHTALARVEGQPVGIMANNPHHLGGAIDADAADKAARFMQLCDAHGLPIISLIDTPGFMVGPEVEARAQVRHVSRMFLTAAKLRVALLGVTLRKGYGLGAMAMAGGGFRSANFVISWPTGEFGPMGLEGAVTLGFKKELEAIPDGPERKALFDKLVAHAYERGHAISTAAAVEIDAVIDPAQTRKWIVQGIASADIRRRRERRSFVDAW, encoded by the coding sequence TTGAAAAAACTGCTGATCGCCAATCGAGGGGAGATCGCGCTGCGCGTCCAACGCGCCGCACGCGACCTGGATATCCGCACGGTCGCGGTCTATTCGCAGGACGACGCCAGTTCGCGGCATCGCATGCTGGCTGACGAGGCGCTTGCTCTCGACGGGGCCGGGCCGCCGGCGTACATCGACATTGCGGGCATCATTGCCGCGGCAAAAACATCCGGTTGCGATGCAATCCACCCAGGCTATGGCTTCCTGAGCGAGCGTGCCGATTTTGCCCAGGCGTGCATTGACGCCGGCATCACGTTCGTCGGCCCCACCGTAGAGCACCTTGCCCTGTTCGGGGACAAGGGCAGTGCGCTGCAACTGGCGGCCGAGTGCGATGTCCCGACCATGCCGGCAACGCGGGGCGGAGCGTCTCTCGATGAAATCGCCAGCTTCTTCGATGCGCAAGGCGAAGCCGGCATCGTCATCAAGGCCGTTGGCGGTGGCGGCGGCCGCGGCATGCGCGTGGTCCGGCGGCGCGAAGACCTGGCGGAAGCCTACGCGCGCTGCCGCTCCGAGGCGAGCTCCGCGTTTGGCATCGATGCCCTGTACGCCGAGCGGCTGGTCAGCCGGGCGCGCCACATTGAAGTGCAGATTGCCGGCGACGGGGCGCGAGTCATCGCGCTCGGCGAGCGGGACTGCACCTTGCAGCGCCGCTTCCAGAAGCTTGTGGAGATCGCTCCCAGCCCGGCACTCCGACCGGAGCTTCGCGAGCAGATCATCAAGGCCGCGCTGAAGCTGGCGCGCCGCGTCAACTACCTGAGCCTGGGAACCTTCGAGTTCCTGGTCGAGGAAACCGAGTCTGGTGCGCAGAAGGATTTTGTCTTCATTGAAGCCAATCCCCGCTTGCAGGTCGAGCACACCATCACGGAACAAGTCACCGGCGTCGATCTCGTGGCGCTGCAGATCGGGCTTGCCGCAGGGCAGACCCTGGGTGACCTTGGCCTCAACCACGCTTCGCCGCCGCAACCGAAGGGATACGCGATCCAGGTGCGTGTGAATGCGGAAACGACCGACGCGCAGGGCCTTGCACGCCCGGCCCAGGGGCGCCTGGAACGCTTCGACCCGCCTTCAGGTCCGGACGTTCGTGTCGACACGCACGGCTACACCGGGTATGAGCCGTCGCCCAACTTTGACACGCTGCTGGCAAAGCTGGTTGTCACCAGTGCGACGCCTAGGTTCGAGGGCGCCGTGCGGCGTCTGCAGCGCAGTCTTGCGGAATTCCGGATCGTTGGGGTACCGACCAACCTTAACCTGTTGCGGGCCCTCACGCAGCGCGCCGAATTCCTCAGCCAGGATGTCCACACACGGCACTTCGAAGCGATCTTGCCGGACCTGACTGCATCGGCAGAGGACATTGCAAGGGCCGAGCGTGCGCAAGAATCCCTGCTCGGCGCCGCGGCGCCAGCGGCCACTGTAAGCGCGCCGCGCCTGGCGGATGCCGAGGAGGCCGTGGGCGAAGGGGCCGTGGCGATCCGTGCGCCATTGACCGGCCGCGTAGTCGAGATCTCGGTGAATGTGGGCGACATCGTCCAGCCGGGGAAGACGGTTGCGGTTCTCGACGCAATGAAGATGGAACACGCCGTGACGGCTGAATGCGGCGGCCGTGTCATCGACCTGCGGCTGGAGGCAGGCGCCCTGGCGCGGGAAGGCCAGATCCTGATGGTGTTGGAGCAGGTCGAGGCCAATGGCGAGTCAGCGGACGTCGCCCGGGACGTCGACCTTCATGCGATCCGTGCGGACCTCCAACGCGTGCTCGACCGGCATGCCTACCTGTATGACGAGGGGCGCTCCGATGCGGTAGCGAAGCGCCGTTCCCGCGGCCAGCGCACGGCGCGTGAGAACGTCGCGGACTTGTGCGATCCGGATACCTTCGTGGAGTACGGCGCGCTTGCTGTTGCGGCGCAGGCCTCCCGCCGTACCCAGCAAGACCTGATTGCCAATACCCCGGCTGACGGACTGGTTACCGGCATCGGCGACATCAACGGAGAACTTGTCGGCAAGGACAAGGCGCGCAGCGCGGTGATGGCCTACGACGCCACGGTCCTGGCGGGAACGCAAGGCAAACGCAACCACATCAAGACCGACCGCATCGTGGAAGTCGCGCTGCGTGACGAGCTCCCGCTGGTGCTCTTTGCCGAAGGCGGTGGCGGGCGACCCGGTGACGTGGATTTCCCCTCGGTGTCCGGCCTGTATCAACCGTCGTTTGCCGCATTTGCCGATCTGAATGGGCATGTCCCAGTCGTCGGCATCGTGTCGGGTCGCTGCTTTGCCGGCAATGCGGCCTTCCTGGGCTGCTGCGACGTGATCATTGCCGACAAGTCAGCGAATATCGGCATGGCAGGGCCAGCCATGATCGAGGGCGGGGGTCTTGGGATCTTCCGTCCGGAGGACGTCGGTCCGGCTTCGGTGCAATTTGCCAATGGCGTGGTCGATGTCCTCGTTGAGAACGAAGCGCAGGCGGTCCAGGTGGCGAAGCACTACCTGTCGATGTTCCAGGGTCGCGTGGCGCACTGGACCGCACCGGATCCCCTCGACTTGCGCCACGTCGTGCCCGAGAACCGGCTGCGCGTGTACGACTCCCGCAAAGCTATCGAGGGGATCGCCGACGTCGGCAGCGTGCTGATGCTGCGCGGTGGTTTCGGCGCAGGCATTCACACCGCTCTCGCCCGCGTGGAGGGGCAGCCGGTCGGGATCATGGCCAACAACCCGCATCATCTCGGGGGCGCCATCGATGCCGATGCTGCAGACAAGGCGGCGCGCTTCATGCAGCTGTGCGACGCGCACGGACTGCCGATCATCTCGCTGATCGACACCCCGGGGTTCATGGTCGGGCCGGAGGTTGAGGCTCGCGCGCAGGTGCGCCATGTGTCGCGCATGTTCCTCACGGCCGCCAAGCTGCGCGTTGCCTTGCTGGGCGTCACGCTGCGCAAGGGGTATGGCCTTGGCGCTATGGCCATGGCGGGAGGCGGCTTCCGCTCGGCAAATTTCGTCATTTCGTGGCCGACCGGAGAATTTGGTCCGATGGGTCTGGAGGGTGCCGTCACGCTGGGCTTCAAGAAGGAGCTGGAAGCGATTCCCGACGGGCCGGAGCGGAAAGCGCTGTTCGACAAGCTGGTTGCCCACGCCTACGAGCGTGGCCACGCGATCAGCACGGCCGCCGCGGTGGAGATCGATGCCGTGATTGACCCCGCGCAGACGCGGAAGTGGATCGTCCAGGGGATCGCATCAGCCGACATCCGACGCCGCCGGGAGCGCCGTTCGTTTGTCGATGCGTGGTGA
- a CDS encoding methylmalonyl-CoA carboxyltransferase, whose protein sequence is MTWQPEIDELAYRRRLAARMGGEDKVGRHKAAGKLTVRERIDEISDPGSFREVGGLTGSGRYDSNGRLVDLVPSNLVMGRAQVGGRPVVLVGDDFTVRGGANDGAMGDKLIHGEKMAHDLRLPMIRLVDGTGGGGSVRNIEIKGHTLIPTMKVWQHVVENMSVVPVVSLALGSVAGMGAARVAASHYSVMVKETSQLFNEGPSVVARLGQNLTKNELGGSQIHTRNGVVDDEVATEQEAFERARRFLSYLPGSVHELPPRIEPADDPARRDQWLLSAIPRDSRATYKIRPIVQALVDADSFFEIGMNWGCAIITGMARLDGWPVAVIASDPSFHGGGWDSESAEKFTRFVDMAQAFHLPVVNLVDIAGFQIGLEAERAGTMRYGVRALAAVYQSTVPWCSVILRRAYGVAAAGHQHMGRFNFRYAWPSANWGSLPIEGGLEVAYKAEIEGADDPVQKHAEIEQRVRSLTSPFRSAEAFVIEDIIDPRDTRTLLCEFANLAAPLRETGISRFGIRP, encoded by the coding sequence ATGACCTGGCAACCCGAAATCGACGAACTGGCCTACCGGCGGCGACTCGCCGCCCGTATGGGAGGCGAAGACAAAGTGGGGCGCCATAAGGCGGCCGGAAAGCTCACGGTGCGAGAGCGCATCGATGAGATTTCCGACCCTGGATCGTTCCGGGAGGTGGGCGGGCTGACCGGCAGTGGCCGCTATGACAGCAACGGGCGGCTGGTGGACCTGGTCCCTTCGAACCTGGTGATGGGCCGGGCCCAGGTCGGCGGGCGGCCGGTTGTGCTGGTGGGCGACGACTTCACCGTGCGCGGCGGTGCCAATGATGGCGCAATGGGCGACAAGCTGATCCACGGCGAGAAGATGGCGCACGATCTGCGCCTGCCGATGATCCGGCTGGTCGACGGCACCGGCGGTGGCGGCTCGGTGCGCAATATCGAGATCAAGGGCCACACCCTGATCCCCACCATGAAGGTCTGGCAGCACGTGGTGGAGAACATGTCCGTGGTGCCGGTGGTGTCCCTGGCGCTCGGATCCGTTGCGGGCATGGGGGCGGCGCGTGTGGCAGCCAGCCATTATTCGGTGATGGTCAAGGAGACTTCGCAACTGTTCAATGAAGGTCCGTCTGTGGTTGCGCGCCTTGGCCAGAACCTGACCAAGAACGAACTGGGAGGCAGCCAGATCCATACCCGCAACGGCGTGGTGGACGACGAGGTGGCCACCGAGCAGGAGGCCTTCGAGCGCGCACGTCGATTCCTGTCCTACCTGCCGGGGTCCGTCCATGAACTGCCGCCGCGGATCGAGCCGGCCGACGATCCGGCCCGTCGCGACCAATGGCTGCTGTCGGCTATTCCGCGCGACAGCCGTGCCACCTACAAGATCCGCCCGATCGTGCAGGCACTGGTGGATGCCGATTCCTTCTTCGAGATCGGCATGAACTGGGGCTGCGCAATTATCACCGGCATGGCCAGGCTGGATGGCTGGCCGGTGGCTGTCATCGCCAGTGATCCGTCCTTCCATGGTGGCGGCTGGGACAGCGAGAGCGCGGAGAAATTCACGCGTTTCGTCGACATGGCCCAGGCTTTCCACCTGCCCGTGGTCAACCTTGTCGATATCGCCGGGTTCCAGATCGGCCTGGAAGCCGAGCGGGCAGGCACCATGCGCTACGGCGTGCGCGCGCTGGCCGCGGTCTACCAGAGCACGGTGCCGTGGTGTTCGGTGATCCTGCGCCGCGCCTATGGCGTCGCGGCAGCCGGCCACCAGCATATGGGGCGGTTCAATTTCCGCTATGCCTGGCCATCGGCCAACTGGGGCTCGCTGCCGATCGAAGGCGGACTGGAAGTTGCCTACAAGGCCGAGATTGAAGGCGCCGACGATCCGGTGCAGAAGCACGCCGAGATAGAGCAGCGCGTGCGCAGCCTGACGTCGCCGTTTCGCAGCGCCGAGGCGTTCGTCATTGAAGACATCATCGATCCGCGCGACACGCGCACGCTGCTGTGCGAGTTCGCCAATCTGGCGGCACCGCTGCGTGAAACCGGCATCAGCCGATTCGGCATCCGGCCTTGA
- a CDS encoding Fis family transcriptional regulator yields the protein MSSGTTPRTAAKMAALGAVVRSSGGRVATVGICADPAIADAAESACKRATDLANGRRLFPVEAGDHRYIGLCLEDGSHQLILLHPAETQTVLFDFIGTVPFAGAILDHFLTDPYQAITVVDQDGLVRFISPVHEKFLGLEAGAGIGRPAASVIPNSRLPQVVASGKAEIGQLQEMNGVTRVVNRIPVRQNDNVVGAIGQIMFKGPEALVRMHKELSELRSQVARYQRELDGLRESQPLLALIGESAPMQRLRREIQTVARLDVPVLILGESGTGKELVARAIHSAGQEPVSDRPLVSLNLAALPATLIESELFGHAPGAFTGSRRQGQAGKLELAAGGTVFLDEVADIPMEMQVKLLRVLEDHMVERLGSRRAQRVDFRLISATNRDIPTLVDAGRFRLDLYYRLSGVVLRIPALRQRREDIPALLQHFVGAFCARNAVPVPKVDHDVARHLASQPWPGNVRQLRQRIEEALVFCDGRTLRVADFARGEAARGPVSMESQLSVNPPAQAYPHEEIDEGDLPSHSSKPGVSSEAGAGMSELAYAAVVDAIARHGGNKKRAAEQLRISRSHLYKILERGAAR from the coding sequence GTGTCCTCAGGAACAACACCACGAACGGCAGCCAAAATGGCTGCGCTGGGTGCCGTAGTGCGTTCGTCCGGCGGCAGGGTCGCCACGGTAGGGATCTGTGCGGACCCCGCCATTGCGGACGCGGCGGAATCCGCCTGCAAGCGCGCAACGGACCTGGCCAACGGGCGCAGGCTTTTTCCTGTCGAGGCCGGCGATCACCGCTACATCGGCCTGTGCCTGGAAGACGGCAGCCATCAGCTGATCCTCCTGCACCCTGCCGAGACGCAAACGGTGTTGTTCGACTTCATTGGCACGGTGCCCTTTGCAGGCGCCATCCTCGACCACTTCCTGACCGACCCGTACCAGGCCATCACGGTGGTCGACCAGGACGGCCTGGTGCGTTTTATCAGCCCGGTGCACGAGAAGTTCCTGGGCCTGGAAGCCGGCGCGGGCATCGGCCGCCCAGCCGCCAGCGTCATCCCGAATTCACGGCTACCGCAGGTTGTCGCGAGCGGTAAGGCGGAGATCGGGCAGTTGCAGGAGATGAACGGCGTCACCCGCGTGGTCAACCGCATCCCCGTCCGACAGAACGACAATGTGGTCGGGGCCATCGGCCAGATCATGTTCAAGGGACCGGAAGCGCTTGTGCGCATGCACAAGGAGTTGTCGGAACTGCGCTCGCAGGTGGCGCGTTACCAACGCGAACTGGACGGCTTGCGAGAAAGCCAGCCCCTGCTCGCGCTCATCGGCGAAAGCGCACCGATGCAGCGGCTGCGCCGCGAGATCCAGACCGTGGCACGCCTGGACGTGCCCGTGCTGATCCTCGGCGAAAGCGGCACCGGAAAGGAACTGGTGGCCCGCGCCATCCACAGCGCGGGCCAGGAGCCGGTCAGCGACAGGCCGCTGGTCAGCCTTAACCTGGCTGCCCTGCCTGCCACGCTGATCGAATCCGAACTGTTCGGCCATGCGCCCGGCGCCTTTACCGGAAGCCGGCGCCAGGGGCAGGCCGGCAAGCTGGAACTGGCGGCCGGCGGCACCGTATTCCTGGACGAGGTCGCGGACATCCCCATGGAAATGCAGGTCAAGCTGTTGCGGGTGCTGGAGGACCACATGGTCGAACGCCTTGGCAGCCGCCGCGCGCAGCGTGTGGACTTCCGCCTGATCTCTGCCACCAATCGCGACATTCCCACCCTGGTCGACGCCGGGCGCTTCCGCCTCGACCTGTATTACCGCCTTAGCGGCGTGGTGCTGCGCATTCCGGCCTTGCGTCAGCGGCGCGAAGATATCCCGGCGCTGCTGCAGCACTTCGTCGGCGCCTTCTGCGCGCGCAATGCCGTGCCCGTGCCTAAGGTCGATCACGACGTAGCCCGACACCTGGCCAGCCAGCCCTGGCCCGGCAATGTGCGCCAGTTGCGCCAGCGCATCGAGGAGGCGCTGGTGTTCTGCGATGGCCGCACGCTGCGCGTGGCGGATTTTGCACGTGGGGAAGCGGCACGCGGGCCAGTGAGCATGGAAAGCCAACTCAGTGTGAATCCACCGGCGCAAGCGTATCCGCATGAGGAGATCGACGAGGGGGACCTGCCATCCCACTCATCCAAGCCGGGGGTATCGAGCGAGGCTGGTGCCGGCATGAGCGAGCTCGCCTATGCAGCGGTGGTCGACGCCATCGCGCGCCATGGTGGCAACAAGAAGCGGGCCGCGGAGCAATTGCGGATATCGCGGTCGCACTTGTACAAGATCCTGGAACGGGGGGCGGCTCGGTAA